Genomic segment of Steroidobacter denitrificans:
ATGAAATTCGTATCCCGCGAACCACATGCGTTGGGTGAGATACGCTGCCGGCACGCGCTCGCGCACGCGTCGTTCGAACAGACGCCGTATTGCCTCCTGTCGGGCCGGCGCCAGCGGCTGCGCATAGACTCCGGGCGCATCCGCGTGATCCAGGTCCGCAGCGAAAAAAACCAGTTCCGCCGCTTCGTCGAAAGCGTTGTCGCTGCCATGGCCGAACCACAGGGATGCCGCCTCCAAGTAGCGTGCGCCTTCATGGATCAGCTGTTCGACGGTCATCGGCTCGAGGCTTGCCGCCCCGGAACCCGCCGGCCCGCGAGCCGCCGATCCGGAACTCGCCGCTCCGCCGCGTCCTCGGCCCTGGCGCAGGACTTGGCGAATATCTTGATCCGAATTTCGGTCGGCGCGGCGTTTCGGGCCGGAGGGGGGTTTGGATCCGGGTTTCATGCGGACGTGCGATAATATTGATATGTCACGAATTCCACGAATTCCATCGATCGCCCTGGCGATCGTCGTTATTGTAGCCGTGGTCGCGGGAATGCTGCTGTCCCGTGCGTTGTTGCAGTCTGAAACGACCCTCCCCGTGCTCACCGCCGGCACCTTGCTGGATCCGCCCAAGCCGCTGCCGCCGATGGCCGCGCACACGACCCGTACGGCGGAGGGCGCGTCGATGCTCGCTGCCGGCCCGAAGACCGATGCACGAGCGTCCATGTCCGCGCCGGTATCCGCCGCCGCATCGTCCGCCGCGGGTTTCGTCGATCAGGACCGGCAAACCTTCGACCTTGAGCGTCTCGAGGGACACTGGAGCCTGATGTTCTTCGGTTTCACCAACTGTCCCGACATCTGTCCGATGACCCTGGGTACGCTCGCTCAGACCGAGAAACAGCTGATGGATCTGCCGCCGGCGCAGCGTCCCCAGGTCATCCTGGTATCGGTCGATGCCCGGCGTGACACGCCCGAACAGCTAGCCACCTACGTCAAATTCTTCAGTCCATCCTTCACGGGCATCACCGCACCCCAGGAGATCGTCGAGGAGTTCGCCCGCCGGATGGGCGTGGTCGTGGCCATCGCTCCGATCGGCAGCGGCGGGATCCAGGCGGACGGCACGCCCGGGGATTCATCCGGCAACCACGACAGCTACACAGTCGATCATTCCACATCCATCTTCCTGATCGATCCGCACGGCGCGATGCGTGCCCTGTTTTCGCCGGCTCATTCCGCGGCGGCGATCGCCGCGGATTACCGGCGCGTGATCGCCGCGGATCGGCGCGACCTCCGGTGAGGCGGCATCCATCGATGACAGTTGATCGTGCCCCCGGTGTCGGTGACCGCCTGTTCGCCATTCTGCAGTATCTGCTCCCCAAGCATCTGCTTTCACGCCTGGTCTACGCCCTTGCGCGCTGTGAACGGACACTGGTGAAAAACACACTCCTGCGCCTGTTCCTGCACAGCTATCGCCTGGACCTGAACGAAGCTGTACAAAGCGATCCCTTTGCCTACCGCAGCTTCAACGATTTCTTCACCCGCGCGCTGCGTCCCGAGGCACGGCCGATCGATGACTCGCCGCAGAGCATCGTCAGCCCGGTCGACGGCACGGTCAGCCAATACGGCCGGCTCGACAATGAACGGCTGCTGCAAGCCAAGGGCCGCGAATATTCCTTGCTGGAACTACTGGGCGGAGACCGGCGGCTCCTCGAAACTTATCGTGACGGCAGTTTCGCCTGCATCTATCTTGCTCCCTACAACTATCACCGCATTCACATGCCCTGCGAGGGCACTCTGCGC
This window contains:
- a CDS encoding SCO family protein; amino-acid sequence: MSRIPRIPSIALAIVVIVAVVAGMLLSRALLQSETTLPVLTAGTLLDPPKPLPPMAAHTTRTAEGASMLAAGPKTDARASMSAPVSAAASSAAGFVDQDRQTFDLERLEGHWSLMFFGFTNCPDICPMTLGTLAQTEKQLMDLPPAQRPQVILVSVDARRDTPEQLATYVKFFSPSFTGITAPQEIVEEFARRMGVVVAIAPIGSGGIQADGTPGDSSGNHDSYTVDHSTSIFLIDPHGAMRALFSPAHSAAAIAADYRRVIAADRRDLR
- the asd gene encoding archaetidylserine decarboxylase (Phosphatidylserine decarboxylase is synthesized as a single chain precursor. Generation of the pyruvoyl active site from a Ser is coupled to cleavage of a Gly-Ser bond between the larger (beta) and smaller (alpha chains). It is an integral membrane protein.), with the protein product MTVDRAPGVGDRLFAILQYLLPKHLLSRLVYALARCERTLVKNTLLRLFLHSYRLDLNEAVQSDPFAYRSFNDFFTRALRPEARPIDDSPQSIVSPVDGTVSQYGRLDNERLLQAKGREYSLLELLGGDRRLLETYRDGSFACIYLAPYNYHRIHMPCEGTLRGNLYIPGDLFSVNAATTRAVPRLFARNERLICNFETSFGSMALILVGALFVGSIETVHAGEINPVPRLRKAPQPLQDGLGRTFGKGEELGRFNMGSTVFVLFQRGRVTWDRTLVSQSMMRLGRPIGRCTQA